A region of the Apium graveolens cultivar Ventura chromosome 6, ASM990537v1, whole genome shotgun sequence genome:
aaaattagggtttataacccgtatgaatgttcttaattgaaatttgggggtttcttattctggaatagatagatgttgtggtatagtggattgtgttatctgtgaaatttgcaatccagtcgtataagtttcatgaatcaacgagatctgtagagaagggagttgtgttttgaatattttcgaagttcaccggaaactggcaaacttcacggccaaattccggccaactcagggattgttaggttgttttgattgcatgattgtattcctggtagtttgtagatgtgatctggagcttgtggtaaggtgaggaggtcggaatcgtgttctccggcaacccctgcattttccggcgacgggggtgtaaaaattgcagtttgatacctgaacttttggggacgatgcggtttggtccctgaagtttccagactttacaaatttaggattcctgttttaaaaatgtttaaaaatcatatttcctatttatttttattataaaaattcgtttttaatttctgaaaattctaaaaattattattttaattccgaaaattatttttaattcaaaaataaatctgaattaattagttaattaattttagttaatttttaattgattaattggtcaattaatttgaaaattaattgattaattgatttaactaattattaattgattttaattaattatttaattagatttaattatttaaaaataatttaaaaattccgaaaaatagtttctagctttaaaatattattctaaattatttcaaggctcgataattattataaaattgtttcggagctagaattggccaaccgaaccctgtttgttaccccgaaattgatccaacggcccgttttaattctgaaaaatattttaaaaatcattttaaataccagaaagcctatttatgacccgaaatgtctttataaaggATATGTcgttgattatgtgacgtattatgtgttatatgtgacatgttggttgactgtcggtttacatattcgatgtttactggtttattgcgtaactttcaatccgttaatcggatttgggcgAAACGatgggtagatagaagtatgtgttgaatagaattctatgagttgaatattgatagatgcgtatgatatgtgagcagaagaggcaagacgtaggaaagggaaacaggtagttaaggagtaagacgattgagattggaagcgagtgcggtgtagtaagctaataccaggcaagtgttctcaactttctcgagatattgtcatgattgatatttctgttttatattgcaagtgctttgaagcactgaaccttaaaccttgattccatttattgatcttgagccgtaacctgattctttctagaccattgattgttgtatacccaaacacgaacctcaagtatacgatactactccacaaatacatacaaactaaatattaaacactgaaccagatttcTTACACcttcaaatctttgtattttatgctttgaaagaccaaatccttgaaaccctgaaacattgattcattgttatccaattctttcattacatagcatccaaactttgaaaatactcttttgatccttatgcagattaaaaccatttcattatggaacatcaaatattgttaatgattctggttattgtttattattgtttattctgttattatgttagaattggattgtttttataaaattgtggaccagattcgtggtcataccatataatggtcaagttaggccaatgtgtgccttggatccagtagttagagcagtgttgtgtgctttgctcggggttagtgagtgactgatcagcaacctaaccttggtttttaatatgaaaatataatatccaattctaaatcataatccattgttcacttgatatcataaccatgttcacctgatgattaTTATTCTTAGTTtggtcattgtgacttgctgagctagttagctcatttgtgcgatattgtttctgttcttttccagttaaaaaggaaccggttggtaccgagaatccccagtccagcgcgagagctaggggttcaggttgattgagctgagcttgtaggcttcttttggaataatttaagtctgtaaaagtttgtaataatgtttaatactcagttttgagtttggaatagttgggatttaaacgtttgtaatataatagtgtgtttggcttgtgtgcatactttaacctgttgcggtccgtggtggttggtaagtagggtcactgcatattatcattatctttattattgttattagcaggttataaataaggtgtgtggaccccaaatttctgacccgggtttggagggcgccacacaggTTGTCTCTTCAACCCTCGCATatccacaatactcttactaactttataacTTTCTTTCTTAACACTTCTTCTCTCTTTTTTATGATTCTTATTGGATTCTCAACATAGGACAACTTTGCCTGATGTTTTATCGGCTCATATTATATTACATGTCTAGAATTCTAAATTATACTTTTTATACATTGCcacatgaaaaacattatgaatacGTTGCATATGTGGGGTAACACTAATTCATTTGCTATTTTACCGACatgtttcaaaatttcaaaaggtccaacgtatctaagACTCATCTTTCCTTTCTTTCCCATCGTGGATGATCCCTTTTTCACGGTGATACATTTAACAATATAAAATCTCCTTCCTCAAACTCCGTATTTTTTTTCCTAGCTTGATCTACAAATTTCCTTTTACGGTCTTGTTCCgcaattaaccttttctgaataacttcttttgtctgttgcactatttcgggtccaagtatcttatATTTTCTGATTTCATCCCAATATATTGGTTATCGACGtttacgtccataaagagcttcgtagggaGGCATCCTGATGGTTATCGACGtttacgtccataaagagcttcgtagggaGGCATCCTGATACTAGCGTGATAATAGTTATTATAAGCAAATTCCAGTAGGGTAGATGTTCATctcaatttcctttgaagtcAATGGCACAAATACGTAATATGTCTTCAATTGTCTAAATCATTCTTCCGCTTTGGCCGTCAGTCAgtggatgataagctgtactcatattcaacttggcTTCTTAAACATTCTCGAAAACTTTTCTAGAACATTGAATTAAATCTCGAATCTTGGTCGAATATCATAGACACAGAAACTCCTTGACGAGTTACTATCTCCTTCAattacatgtgaaccaacttgtccaatgaaaatctttcattaataggtaGAATATAAGCTGACTTAGCCAACTTGTTCACCATAACCCAATTGGCATTGTGGTTTGCTTTCATTCACGTCATATTATGGTTATACAatcatcatcgatatgtttctgttaaacattatgttgagtacgagatgctccttcagggagaggtACAGGGCAAGGGATATCTAttacatagagcttgcgctcttgtttgaggacaatcctcaagttcttctgccagtcaaggaagtgTGTTTCTGTCAGCTTGTctttctcaaggactgatcgctCAGAGAAGTTATTTGAATTgattgtcatttgatatctacactatttaaaatgcataagataaattattctacagatgattattaaatcatgttcaagtgattattcatatatatatatattcaaaatatatatctcccactatttttatcaaattaatagccctaattattaattcggaaataatatcttctatatacttactagtgagccaagatccaaatttcacaatgttttagttcagctttggctttactcctaaaacatgattcaataaggtagacaacatttgttaattatatcaactatataactcttggatagtttagtggaacaataTTTATTCctatttatccaataaatctcaccaaactctatgcctctaagttcacaatcctattgtggtaacttagttaagtcaaacccaaaggtctaaaaagtatcatatactttaACATgccgtcccacgatagatgggagtacttcgctttgacGAACCCACTctttatcgatctaggggttaacgcgttggacataaTGGAAGGAatctaaacaacttaatataaCCATTAGGGTTTTcttagtattataacgatcatgatcccatcataaagagattcccaatttttccttgaataaaatacttcaaatcaatactcgtcaatggtttgattttcaggcagtgagggagtcacatcggtctcgcttaaaacccacaaccttacaagttcaatgaaaccgtttttgacaaaatctcCATATGTCAGGAATAAAGAAGATTTATATTTTATCCTCGATTCACCATTGAAAGCATTAACCCCAAAAAGGCGGTTTCCTGTAACCCATAGCCTAACAGAATGTAGCAGttctgtgtttcataaacacgagaatctcataattgtttgtaaattttaaaatcttgagtcgttacagattttatcttgtttagcaggcATGTCATGgatgacgtatctaatacattcattcatgcatgattaatctaattaaagcatgcacCATTAGATATTCTATACATACaatcatacatcaatatgtaaagtgtgGTATGTAAACGTGCTTGGTTATGGCTTTTATCCAATgtgatcctttcaagctaatgaAAGGGTCAAGGTCAATCTATAatgaataatataaatataattataattacaagtcttcattcttcttgtctcGATTACTGCTTCTCCTCTTGGATCACGCCTCCTTGAAGTACATTACATTAAAACAACCTATATTAATATACTTACATaagaaaactcgagttacattcgaggtaAACGAATTACAAAGAATAAATGACAAGCAAGTCGTATTTAGAAACCAAAAccataaataaaaataattaactaaaggGTCTTAAGGCCATAGCCATACACCATGATATCACATGACACATAACAAAACACTTATAATCTTAACATGGTATCACATATCGTAGTTCAGACTATGtaatcaaacacaacatatttaccaaaattcaaataattaaaatcaGCTTTCTAAAAACTAAAATCGTTGTTTCGAGGCCTGTAACAACATCCAATGGCTTACAGATGCGAACCTGACATTGTCAGTCTTGCTCAGTGACCCGATTCCAGTCGGAAAACACATATCGTTTGCAACACTCGGACACTGGACATAGATTTCACCAAATATGTTTGGCTTTTTTCAGAAATCGCATCGTATACAATCTCCATAATAAAAACAAAGTATATCATATATACTCACACAACGATACATACAACCATCACATGATTACAAAATATATcatgaatattatatatatatatattcaaaattaTATATACAGGCATATACACACACCAAAAATTATATACATGCTCACTTATATCAAAATTGTAAACTTACAACCGAATTAAAACgtttcacaagtagctctgatggAATTGTTGAGATTCGTGGTACAAACGTAGtggaaaaatcaaaaataaatatgaaaactGAAACCCTAAACGGAGGATCCATGCAAAACATGACATTTAATTCGGAgattagatgtttaccttaataaagcttttCTTCTGAATGTAATGAAcgttctgatcttgatgaaccaacacagcaaccctcctttcgaagatctgctctccaaggtatccacatgaatgtccgatcgtccaacgatcaccggagccggtactagctGAGTTGGTTGCCTCTTCCTCTCTCTCCctttctctctagcctctctaagatgtagagctgctagggtttttctaaaaaaaatgataaaacttcttactctaaaaatatacatcttaatgtatatatatggGAGAGAGGATTTGGGCCTAACCCTAATcttaatgggcttctaaaaggacccattctaattttgaatttctattattattaaatttgaattctactatatatacaattaatcaagtcatgcttaattaatttaataattaaattcaaattaataataataaaatatttaaattcataatttaaataacaatctgttttaaacgttctttgagtgtgaccctttaggttattattatattggcaataattttattttctaataataaaattataaataatgagtagcatctagtaatacatcattgctccccaagtaataataataaatgGTGGTTCAAtcaaacctttcgtgaataatgtacaatgtaatataattctattagccttatattatatatcaaactcgaggcatgcattgtgtcatcctctgttaacgtttaatccttctttccttgatcaataagtaaaatattaaacaaatcagtatttgagcacgaccatgtaTTTTATCGTCTTACTTAATCAAgagaccaataatatcactcctttattaaaggagggctaaatcccatctagatcattcatatttctcatatgattcataatatactcaatgtctacttttattaatacccggtcaaggataactttcaatagtatcaaagtatattaattctcgtatataaatataatgatttcaggtcaaaggacaagtacattattatcactgtgagattaacttatgacactttaaacatgtagtatctcacaacgggtcaatccagcaccatgtatttaatacatgtgcctgtgtattgactttagtatcaccataactatgatcaataagatgtgatcatcagtcaacaaacacactagtctcaacatatttattatcgtcccttaacaataatacttgactagggacctttaggaatatcaatactgttctcataatctcatttctaagtcacgtacttagaaatatagatttacatataatattccaaggatatttattaatctaacattttatcgcagaaaataaataaataataaattactaaagaataattcatagaattatatttaataatccaaatatttcataatataaacataatagtgttgtctctagggcacaaacactaacacaaACGTCATCACACACAAGTTAAATGTTGATCCTAGCTACACCCATGTTCAACAGAAAAGAAGAAAATTCGCGGCGGAGAGGAATAAGATAATTAACGATGAAGTCGACAGGCTTATGAAGGTTGGGATGATAAAAGGTATAGAATACCCCGAGTGGCTAGCAAATGTCATCATAGTACAAAAAAAATGGGAAATGGAGAGTTTGTGTCGATTACACGGACTTGAACAAAGCTTGTCCAAAATACCCCTATCTACTACCCTACATCGATACCATGGTGAACTCAACAACTGGACATGAATTGCTTACATTTTTTGACGCTTCAAGTGGTTTTAATCAAATTCAAATGTAGCCATCTGATTGCGAGAAGACAGCATTCATCACGGACAGAGGATATATTGCTACTTGGTCATGCCTTTCGGACTACGCAACGCTGGGGTTACGTTTCAAAGGCTTGTCAACAAGATGTTCATGGACCAGATAGGTAAAACAATGGAAGTTTACATAGACGACATGGTGGTCAAGTCTGTAAACACTGAGAATCATGTTCGTGACCTACATGAGGTGTTCAACATATTGGGGTCATACAACATGAAGTTAAACGCGTCTAAATGTAACTTTTCTGTGTCATCAGGGAAGTTTCTCGGACACATGATGACCAGGAGGGGCATTAAGGCTAGCCCAGAACAAATTAAGGCAATTTTCGAGTTACAGAGTCCATCAAACGTTAAAGACATTCGGAAACTGACGGGAAGAGTTGCAGCCTTGAACAGTTTCATCTCACGATCATCAGACAGATGTAAATTATTTTACGATGTTTTAAGGAAAAATAAGGGGTTTATGTGGTCAGAAAAACATGAAGATGCACTTAACGACCTGAAGAAATATCTCACCACTCCTCCACTCTTGTCTAAGCCTCTTCAAGGAGAGGACCTTTTGTTTACTAGTCTGTTATAGATCATGTTGTGAGGGGAGTGCTCGTCAAAGAAAGCGAAGGTGTCCAGTCTCCAATTTATTATGTCAGCAAAAGCCTAGTAGATGCGGAAACAAGGTACACGTCTCTAGAAAAACTGGTGCTTGCATTGGAAATGACTTCAACTAAATTAAGGCATTATTTTGAATCACACAAAATACATGTCACGACAAACTTTCCCTTGATAACTGTCTTGAGCAAGCCTGACTTGACGGGAAGGAtggcaaagtgggccatatgTCTGAGCACTTACGACATCATATATGATACAAGGAGTGCCATAAAATCACAAGCTCTAGCTGATTTTATGGCTGATTTCAGTCCAAGCCAAATGATGACAGCTGAGGAGGAGTTTCAACGAGTCATTTCAAGGGTGGACACCAACCCATGGACACTGTATACTGATGGAGATTTGAAGGTAAATGGAACGAGATTGGGGCTTGTACTCAAAGCCACCAATAACGAAGCCGAGTACGAAGCACTGATTGTGGGGCTCATGACTGCTAAGGACATGAAGGTCAGAAACATTGATGTAAACTGTGACTCATCGTTAATTGTTAATCATGTCAATGGTTCCCATGAAACTATGGATGCCAAGATGATCACATACTTGGACATCACCAAGAAATTGACGAATTATTTTGACACTTTCAACATACAACAAGTTTCAAGAGAAAAAAATGTACAAGCTGATGCACTAGCCGGTTTGGAAGCTATTTCTAAGGGTCTCGACTTAAACAACATTCCAATTATTCATATCACGAAGCGTGTTGTTGAATGGTTGGTTCATGACATAGAAGTGTTGGCTCTTAATCAACAGGATGACAATACCAATAAAGACATGGATAGCTGGATTCGAACATACAAAGATTACTTACAACTTGGTGTTAAACCAAACACCAACAATGAAGCTAGGATCCTTAGGATGAAAGCTTCAAGATGACGAGCTGTTTAAGAAATCTTCTACGGGGCTGTTTCAAATATGCTTGAGAAAACACGAGGCTGACATGGTATTAAGAGATGTACATGAAGGAGAGTGTGGAAATCATTCCAACGAAAGAAATCTCTCATTAAAGATTCTATGTTTGGGTTAACACTGGCCGACACTAAGATATGATGCTCTAGATTACGCAAGGAGATGTGATGCCTGCCAAAGATATGCACCTGTCAAACACCAACCGACTGAGCACCATAACATGTTTGCTCCCTCTTGGCCTTTCATGAAATTGGGAATGGACATTGTGAGGAAGGTGCCACCTGCACCTGGGCAAAAGGTGTTCATGTTGGCCATGAAAGATTACTTTTCAAAATGGATCGAGACAGAGGTGTTCAAGCAGGCCATGTCAAAAGAAGTGATATCGTTTATCAAGAGAAAGATTCTTTGCAAGTTTGGTTCAAAATGGATCGCGCGCTATcacagcacgggcgcgctgacCTACTTAAAAAAATTCTGAACTTTGTTTTCTTTGCTAGTTTTTTGATGGCGATCAACGAGCATTCATCCaagacaccttcctaacaccattcCAAGCATAAAAACAATGTAAAATCCTTCATTCTTCCGactatgccctgaaatgcaaaacactacaaaaacacatcaaatacacaaataatttgagtacaaaacatcaattcgAGCCTTTATTAGATGttataagtggatataaatgccacttaacactaTCCCACTGGCTACCTTTGACTGATCATTTGAAACCAAAATCTTGCCACAACCCGGTacaagttgatatgaatacacgcAGTGAATAACAATGAAACTTTACAACTCAAACTAGTTTTTTTGTTTGACCGGATATTCAAAGGATATAAACAAGAAAAGTTTTTAGAATGTATAAAGATAGATTGTGAAAGCATTTATTGTAATCTGAAAATATGAGACGTGTCTTCTTATTTTATAGGATATTCAAGAGAGTGAAATAAGAAGAGTTTTTCGGAGAATAAAAATAGAACGTGAGATAAGCATTGGTTTGAATCTGAAAAATAACATGTGTTTTTATACACACAACTCTAACGAATATTattttcaagaaaaagataagaTAAAATTGGATAATctatttgtttgaaaatatttgaataagttTTTGTCAAGCAACCTGTTAGTTGGTTGTAAAAGATAAATCTTAGaaaagataagatttgaatagttCAAATAGGTTTATCCAAAAAGAATTTGTTTTGAAGATAAACttatttatcaaataaaattACAACGAATCATGTCACTTACAACAACTAAATTTTATTATCTGCATTTTTTATGTACATCTTGAATTAGGTCATTATCGAAAAATCTGCAAGTTAACAGTTATTagtaaatatatattattttttatattaaaaaattaattcgAGTCGAATCCAAGTTACATGAGCCGAGTCCAAACTGAGTGAGCTAAATGAGCCGAACATAAAAAAACGGATTTTGTTCATATTCATGTACAGCCCCAAAATATTAAGAGATTGTACTCTAACAAACAAACAGTTGAAATCTTATTACTTTAACATATCTAAATAAATGTAATTGATAACTCAATGCTTATGCCATCACCCCGTAATCATTAACACGAGACTAAATTCTAAAATAAGCCTCAAAAAAAGGCAAAACTAATTTCTAAAATAAAGTCCCCTCCTACCTATGCCGTCCAGTCCAGGTCCAGCTCCCGGCCATCAGCAATATAAATACTGGTACGTTTTATCGGGTCAAAGTAAAAGATTTGTTCTCGAAGCTGCGTCGAAGTTCGTATAGACCAGGTTCAAAcggatatttaaaatattaataatataataatatattttacaaaGTATTACACTTGGACTCGGTAACTCcaataataattaacaataatacataaattaatttttttttaagtcTGAGATATTGgcaaaataatataaaaattacttTTGCTTTAAAATCCAAGATATTGGCATAAGGGTGGATAAACAAGTTCATATATATTACAAAGAGAGTTTCTAGGTATTTAGCGTGATAGCCACTT
Encoded here:
- the LOC141664926 gene encoding uncharacterized protein LOC141664926, which encodes MAKWAICLSTYDIIYDTRSAIKSQALADFMADFSPSQMMTAEEEFQRVISRVDTNPWTLYTDGDLKVNGTRLGLVLKATNNEAEYEALIVGLMTAKDMKVRNIDVNCDSSLIVNHVNGSHETMDAKMITYLDITKKLTNYFDTFNIQQVSREKNVQADALAGLEAISKGLDLNNIPIIHITKRVVEWLVHDIEVLALNQQDDNTNKDMDSWIRTYKDYLQLGVKPNTNNEARILRMKASR